From the genome of Pelagicoccus sp. SDUM812003, one region includes:
- a CDS encoding NAD(P)H-binding protein — protein sequence MNVSPTLVIGGSGKTGRRIVEGLKARGIPVRIGSRSAAIPFDWDRPETWENAMQGCERIYVAYSPDLAVPQAKPAIERLCQIARHQNVKKIVLLSGRGEPEAQACEQIVMGAGMDWTVLRCSWFNQNFNESFLLDYVRLGTLALPVGDLKEPFVDADDIAEAAVAALTESAHSNRLYELTGPELLTFADLAKILSEETGYKIKFKNVSHESFLESLSKSGVPEPLIQLLDYLFAHILDGRNAHLSDGVQQALGRPPKSFRDFAKEAAATGVWSPIDIAT from the coding sequence ATGAACGTATCACCAACACTCGTCATTGGCGGATCGGGAAAAACCGGCCGCCGCATTGTAGAAGGCCTCAAAGCGCGTGGAATTCCCGTGCGGATCGGCTCGCGCTCCGCAGCAATCCCCTTCGACTGGGATCGCCCGGAGACCTGGGAAAACGCCATGCAGGGCTGCGAACGAATCTACGTCGCCTACAGTCCCGACCTCGCGGTTCCGCAAGCCAAGCCAGCCATCGAGCGCCTATGCCAGATCGCTCGCCACCAGAACGTGAAGAAGATCGTGCTGCTCTCCGGACGCGGCGAGCCCGAAGCCCAGGCCTGCGAGCAAATCGTCATGGGCGCCGGCATGGACTGGACCGTGCTTCGCTGCAGCTGGTTCAATCAGAACTTCAATGAAAGCTTTCTGCTCGACTACGTCCGCTTGGGCACGCTCGCCTTGCCGGTGGGCGACTTGAAAGAGCCGTTTGTGGACGCCGACGACATCGCGGAGGCCGCCGTCGCCGCCCTCACCGAAAGCGCTCACAGCAACCGCCTCTACGAGCTCACCGGACCGGAGCTCCTCACCTTCGCCGATCTAGCGAAGATTCTGTCAGAAGAAACCGGATACAAAATCAAGTTCAAAAACGTTTCCCACGAATCATTTCTCGAATCCCTCTCGAAATCCGGCGTACCGGAACCTTTGATACAACTGCTCGACTATCTATTCGCTCATATTCTAGACGGCCGAAACGCTCACCTGTCCGACGGCGTGCAGCAAGCCCTCGGGCGCCCTCCGAAGTCATTTAGAGACTTCGCCAAAGAAGCCGCTGCCACAGGCGTCTGGAGTCCTATCGACATCGCAACCTGA
- a CDS encoding SHOCT domain-containing protein: MQNLTEFGRNAINEIAQRYGLSNDAVTHMLIAVSNGGGTMAQFNCPELGGGGQWMQGGMTMVGDMFNNGLRNTVDNLCGELSNLLYNQGSSVFAPVKRQAQSSHHSSQQQSQGNSPFGQNSLYISGSNFGNWWPDELNLGAPSSTGGQNNIRYAVFPQSNRLAIEVNGQVTVYDTLDHQIGGVSQQQSGDASMSFSSQYGTVFISQLPVVYGKGSSTPARQPAPEQPEATPQPNASGSPQSPAPAPKTESSLEEDIFEKIERLASLHEKGALTDEEFSSKKSELLQRL; this comes from the coding sequence ATGCAAAACCTAACCGAATTCGGTCGTAACGCCATCAACGAAATCGCCCAACGCTACGGACTCTCCAACGACGCCGTCACTCACATGCTCATCGCCGTCAGCAACGGCGGCGGAACCATGGCTCAATTCAACTGCCCCGAGCTCGGAGGCGGTGGCCAGTGGATGCAAGGCGGCATGACCATGGTGGGCGACATGTTTAACAACGGTCTTCGAAACACCGTCGACAACCTTTGCGGCGAACTCTCGAACCTGCTCTACAACCAAGGCTCCTCGGTTTTCGCCCCGGTAAAACGCCAAGCTCAATCAAGTCATCACAGCAGCCAGCAGCAAAGCCAAGGCAACAGCCCTTTCGGACAGAACAGCCTCTACATCTCCGGATCCAACTTCGGCAACTGGTGGCCAGATGAACTGAACCTCGGAGCCCCCTCCTCCACCGGAGGACAGAACAACATCCGCTACGCGGTCTTTCCTCAGAGCAATCGCCTGGCGATCGAAGTAAACGGGCAAGTCACCGTCTACGATACGCTCGACCATCAGATCGGCGGCGTCTCCCAGCAGCAAAGCGGAGACGCGTCCATGTCGTTCAGCAGCCAATACGGAACCGTATTCATCTCTCAACTACCTGTCGTCTACGGAAAAGGATCCTCCACACCAGCTCGGCAGCCCGCGCCGGAGCAGCCGGAAGCCACTCCCCAGCCCAACGCTTCAGGCAGCCCCCAGTCGCCAGCGCCAGCGCCCAAAACCGAATCATCGCTGGAAGAGGACATCTTCGAAAAGATCGAACGCCTGGCCAGCCTACATGAAAAGGGCGCCCTGACCGACGAGGAGTTCTCCAGCAAGAAATCCGAACTGCTGCAGCGTCTCTAA
- a CDS encoding OsmC family peroxiredoxin, translated as MSTTTIVTRKSDASWKGDFKNGYGELSTESGTLQKSRFSLKNRMGEEGPGQTNPEELLAAAAASCFSMALSKQLTEAETVPSQLVVTASLDTEIDDGISMSKLTIDAEGIVPASDEKAFSEAVEETAHTCPVMKTLAPAFKEVIVNAKLRQ; from the coding sequence ATGAGCACAACCACCATCGTAACACGCAAATCGGACGCCTCCTGGAAGGGCGACTTCAAGAACGGCTACGGCGAGCTCTCAACCGAAAGCGGAACCCTGCAAAAGTCCCGGTTTTCACTGAAGAACCGTATGGGAGAAGAGGGTCCCGGCCAAACCAACCCGGAGGAACTGCTCGCCGCCGCCGCCGCCTCCTGTTTCAGCATGGCCTTGAGCAAGCAGTTGACCGAAGCCGAAACCGTGCCCAGCCAGCTCGTGGTCACCGCCTCGCTCGACACGGAGATCGACGACGGCATTTCCATGTCCAAACTGACCATCGACGCGGAGGGCATCGTGCCTGCCAGCGACGAAAAGGCGTTCTCCGAGGCGGTGGAGGAAACCGCTCACACCTGCCCGGTCATGAAAACGTTGGCACCGGCCTTCAAGGAGGTCATCGTCAACGCCAAGCTGCGCCAGTAG
- a CDS encoding anthrone oxygenase family protein, translated as MQTFETITLALTVCLTGICAGILFIFSNTVMGSLRSLSGHQGALTMQRINEKILNPTFLFVFVCPVGLHLLSVGLSIIGEASSPAPFVRMVAAALYIFGVFGITAACNVPLNDELAAAGSDRSALASTWQRYLRRWVPWNHLRTGACILSTVASSLAASLA; from the coding sequence ATGCAGACCTTCGAAACGATTACGCTCGCTCTGACCGTATGCTTGACCGGCATCTGCGCCGGCATCCTATTCATCTTCTCGAACACCGTCATGGGCAGTCTTCGCTCGCTCTCCGGGCATCAAGGAGCCCTAACGATGCAGCGCATAAACGAGAAGATCCTCAACCCGACATTCCTCTTCGTCTTCGTCTGTCCGGTAGGCCTTCATCTCCTAAGCGTTGGATTATCGATCATCGGAGAAGCTTCCTCGCCCGCTCCGTTCGTTCGCATGGTCGCTGCCGCTCTCTACATCTTCGGCGTGTTCGGCATCACCGCGGCCTGCAACGTACCGCTGAACGACGAGCTCGCAGCGGCTGGTTCGGACCGCTCCGCTCTCGCGTCGACCTGGCAGCGCTATCTGCGCCGCTGGGTTCCATGGAACCACTTGCGAACGGGCGCCTGCATCCTTTCCACAGTCGCCTCATCCCTGGCTGCTTCCCTTGCGTGA
- a CDS encoding Nramp family divalent metal transporter, with amino-acid sequence MSSEFLAQPSDSSRPAARLGLLRKIGPGILMAGAAIGVSHIVQSTRAGATYGMELLWLVLAVNVLKYPFFEAGHRYTVATGESLLHGYRRLGPAFLYAFIALNAFTAVISIAGTCFVTAIVMPEIPGLEGLGPTQMSGALLVLIIALVSLGQYKWLSRIIKVMMVVLFFATVAAFFRSIGTGAEPVAGFVPPELWSAASLPFLIALMGWMPAPIELSVWQSLWIQACEKENSERTDAREARIDFHIGYVMTTLLALMFVALGAWVMYGSGQEYAVSSVGFTQQFVSLYTSKLGAWTAPIISAAAFTTLLSTTITVVDAYPRSLAAAARVAKPSLQGSERTWHLAMMILGCVGGWLIIAYSSQNLTTLIDLITTAAFLTAPVFAYLNLRLVSSRHLPQESRPRAWQQGLSWLGFAYLAGFSLLFFWFRFLS; translated from the coding sequence ATGTCCTCCGAGTTCCTCGCCCAACCGTCCGATTCCTCCCGCCCTGCAGCTCGGCTCGGCCTTCTTCGAAAGATCGGTCCTGGCATATTGATGGCAGGCGCCGCCATTGGCGTTTCCCACATCGTGCAATCCACCCGAGCCGGGGCGACCTATGGCATGGAGCTGCTGTGGCTGGTGCTGGCGGTGAACGTGCTGAAGTATCCATTTTTTGAAGCCGGGCATCGCTACACGGTAGCGACAGGTGAATCGCTCCTGCACGGCTACCGGCGCCTGGGCCCCGCGTTTCTCTACGCTTTTATCGCGCTCAACGCCTTCACCGCGGTGATCAGCATCGCTGGGACCTGTTTCGTGACGGCGATAGTGATGCCTGAGATTCCGGGCCTGGAGGGACTGGGGCCCACCCAGATGAGCGGCGCCTTGCTGGTTTTGATCATCGCTCTGGTCAGTTTGGGGCAATACAAGTGGCTGAGCCGCATCATCAAAGTCATGATGGTGGTGCTTTTCTTCGCCACCGTGGCGGCCTTTTTCAGATCGATAGGAACAGGGGCGGAGCCTGTGGCAGGCTTTGTCCCGCCTGAGTTGTGGTCCGCGGCCTCGCTGCCGTTTCTCATCGCCTTGATGGGCTGGATGCCGGCTCCTATCGAACTGTCGGTTTGGCAATCGCTGTGGATACAAGCCTGCGAAAAGGAGAACAGCGAACGCACGGACGCTCGCGAGGCGAGGATCGACTTTCACATCGGCTACGTCATGACCACCCTGCTGGCGCTGATGTTCGTCGCTCTTGGAGCGTGGGTGATGTATGGAAGCGGGCAGGAGTACGCGGTCTCCAGCGTCGGTTTCACCCAGCAGTTCGTTTCTCTCTACACCAGCAAGCTCGGAGCGTGGACGGCTCCGATCATCTCGGCTGCGGCTTTCACCACACTGCTATCCACCACCATCACGGTGGTGGACGCCTATCCTCGATCTTTGGCGGCCGCGGCGCGTGTCGCCAAACCGTCACTACAAGGCAGTGAGCGGACGTGGCACCTCGCCATGATGATTCTCGGCTGTGTGGGCGGCTGGCTGATCATCGCCTATTCTTCGCAGAATCTCACCACTTTGATCGACCTGATCACTACCGCCGCTTTTTTGACGGCGCCGGTGTTCGCTTACCTAAACCTTCGCTTGGTTTCGTCGCGTCATCTGCCGCAGGAAAGCCGGCCGCGTGCTTGGCAGCAAGGTCTCAGCTGGCTGGGCTTCGCGTATTTGGCGGGCTTTTCGCTGCTCTTCTTTTGGTTTCGCTTCTTGAGCTGA
- a CDS encoding AraC family transcriptional regulator yields MTEVATSRIPPLAFDPIGEALHALRMSGAFYCRSDLSAPWGVELPAMPEHLMFHVLTKGNCSLEVDGEMVRLAEGDVVLVPHGTGHTLRGEPEDQAVPLFETERQLITDRYEWLSLGGGGEATRMICGAVQLGHPVAKRIVDVLPNCIRWKAAMEQGGPICSSISLLIAEMDAWGVGGETLVTRLSDILVIQILRHWLETEGASSAGWLAALKDGQVGKALQAIHRRPNAMWSLGELASEAGMSRSAFAARFQELIGEPPMRYLRDWRMQMALERLSTGKETIAQLAEDFGYESEAAFSRAFKRVIGSAPGAFRKRSVRS; encoded by the coding sequence ATGACTGAGGTCGCAACCAGCCGCATTCCGCCCCTCGCGTTCGATCCTATCGGCGAGGCGCTGCATGCCTTGCGCATGTCGGGAGCCTTCTACTGCCGCTCCGACTTATCCGCTCCGTGGGGCGTGGAGCTGCCCGCGATGCCGGAGCACTTGATGTTTCACGTTCTGACCAAGGGCAACTGCTCTCTCGAGGTGGACGGAGAGATGGTGCGATTGGCTGAGGGAGACGTCGTTCTGGTGCCGCATGGGACAGGACACACCTTGCGGGGCGAGCCAGAGGACCAAGCGGTTCCGCTGTTCGAAACCGAGCGTCAGCTGATCACCGATCGATACGAATGGCTCAGCTTGGGCGGTGGAGGCGAAGCGACGCGTATGATCTGCGGCGCGGTGCAACTGGGACATCCCGTGGCGAAGCGAATCGTGGATGTATTGCCAAACTGCATACGATGGAAGGCGGCGATGGAGCAGGGCGGTCCGATCTGCAGTTCGATTTCGCTGCTGATCGCGGAAATGGATGCTTGGGGGGTTGGCGGAGAAACCTTGGTCACCCGATTGTCCGACATCTTGGTGATTCAGATTCTGCGTCACTGGCTGGAGACGGAGGGTGCGAGCAGCGCGGGCTGGCTTGCGGCCCTGAAGGATGGCCAGGTCGGCAAGGCCTTGCAAGCGATCCACCGGCGCCCCAACGCTATGTGGAGCTTAGGCGAGCTGGCGAGCGAAGCAGGCATGTCGCGCTCCGCGTTTGCAGCGCGTTTTCAGGAGCTGATCGGCGAACCTCCCATGCGCTACTTGAGGGATTGGCGCATGCAAATGGCGTTGGAGCGATTGAGCACGGGCAAGGAGACCATCGCCCAGTTGGCGGAGGATTTTGGATACGAAAGCGAAGCTGCGTTCAGTCGCGCCTTTAAGCGCGTGATCGGCTCGGCTCCAGGGGCGTTTCGCAAGCGCTCTGTCCGGTCTTAG
- a CDS encoding aminotransferase class I/II-fold pyridoxal phosphate-dependent enzyme, with translation MPSPANRLAQFTESVIRGMTRLANRHDAINLAQGFPDFDPPEELLAALETATRGPHHQYAVTWGAPRFRQALAKKISRDTGLAVDPDQHLVVTCGSTEAMMVAMMTACNPGDKVIVFSPFYENYAADAILSGAEPIYVPLHAPDFGYDREELRKAFELKPKAIIVCNPSNPTGKVFTREELAEILALAEQADAWVITDEPYEHIVYAPHTHTYAAALPGAFRRVITCNSLSKTYSITGWRLGYVLASAEVIAQARKVHDFLTVGAAAPLQEAAVAGLELPESYYAELQALYTRKRDVFIDYLRRTGLPFTEPQGAYYVMLDISSLGFATDTEAAEWLVRKIGVAGVPGSSFFREPERRFIRFHFAKKEETLRAAGERLLRLADKDWLARAK, from the coding sequence ATGCCATCTCCCGCCAACCGCCTCGCCCAGTTCACCGAATCCGTGATCCGCGGCATGACCCGCCTAGCCAATCGGCACGACGCCATCAACCTAGCCCAAGGGTTTCCCGATTTCGATCCGCCCGAGGAACTGCTCGCGGCCTTGGAAACGGCGACCCGCGGCCCGCACCACCAATACGCGGTCACCTGGGGAGCTCCCCGCTTCCGTCAAGCCCTGGCGAAGAAGATCTCTCGCGACACCGGGCTTGCCGTCGATCCCGACCAGCACCTCGTCGTCACCTGCGGAAGCACCGAAGCCATGATGGTCGCCATGATGACCGCCTGCAATCCGGGCGACAAGGTCATCGTCTTCTCGCCGTTTTACGAAAACTACGCAGCGGATGCCATTCTTTCCGGAGCGGAGCCCATCTACGTGCCGCTGCACGCTCCAGATTTTGGATACGACAGGGAGGAGCTGCGCAAAGCCTTCGAGCTAAAGCCCAAGGCCATCATCGTGTGCAACCCTTCCAACCCGACTGGAAAAGTCTTCACCCGCGAGGAACTCGCGGAAATCCTCGCCCTTGCGGAACAGGCCGACGCCTGGGTCATCACCGACGAACCATACGAGCACATCGTCTACGCCCCGCATACGCACACCTATGCGGCGGCCCTTCCAGGAGCGTTTCGACGGGTGATCACCTGCAACTCGCTCTCCAAGACCTACTCCATCACCGGCTGGCGACTTGGCTACGTGCTCGCTTCCGCCGAAGTCATCGCCCAAGCCCGAAAGGTGCACGACTTTCTCACTGTGGGCGCCGCCGCCCCGCTGCAGGAAGCCGCCGTGGCCGGACTCGAGCTTCCCGAGTCCTACTATGCCGAGCTCCAGGCCCTCTACACGCGCAAGCGCGATGTATTCATAGACTACCTACGCCGTACCGGCCTACCGTTCACCGAACCTCAAGGCGCGTACTACGTCATGCTCGACATCTCTTCGCTTGGCTTCGCAACCGATACCGAAGCCGCGGAGTGGTTGGTCAGGAAGATCGGGGTGGCCGGCGTGCCGGGCTCCAGTTTCTTCCGAGAGCCCGAGCGCCGCTTCATCCGCTTCCATTTCGCGAAGAAGGAGGAAACGCTGCGCGCCGCAGGCGAGCGACTCCTCCGACTAGCCGACAAGGACTGGCTCGCCCGTGCCAAGTAG
- a CDS encoding glycoside hydrolase 43 family protein, giving the protein MTPRPRSCFLACPLFAAALLVGLATAAPWQPDLGDGTYRNPVIYADYSDPDVVKVGEDFYMTASSFNCVPGLPILHSKDLVNWELVNYAIPRFPDAYFDVPQHGNGVWAPSFRYHEGVFHIYWGDPDRGIFRVSATDPRGEWSAPILVKDARGNIDACPLWDDDGRVYLVHAFANSRAGLGDVLQVQEMTPEGDEVIRNRKIVFNGHGIHPTLEGPKFYKRNGYYYIFAPGGGVATGWQVVLRSKNVFGPYEDRIALSTGETEINGPHQGGYVELDNGEGWFVHFQEVQPYGRIVHLQPVHWVDDWPVMGEDPDGDGNGQPIARHAKPSTPTASAPTQPQVGDEFDEQELSLAWQWHANWRRHWWSLSDEPGSLSLRSQWIPALPANLWNAPHLLLQKLPAPAFTATAKIDASGLLDGERSGLVMMGMDYALLAVERDGDAFQLVYSTCEDARRQNPETRDASAPLVSARAFLQVEMMPGGLCQFRYSEDGETFVDIGAPFQAVEGRWIGAKVGLVSLKPSQVGAYGQANYDYFRIE; this is encoded by the coding sequence ATGACGCCTCGACCCCGCTCTTGCTTCCTCGCCTGCCCCCTTTTCGCCGCGGCCCTGCTGGTCGGCCTCGCCACGGCCGCGCCCTGGCAGCCTGATCTGGGAGACGGCACCTACCGGAACCCCGTCATCTACGCCGACTATTCCGATCCGGACGTGGTCAAGGTCGGCGAGGACTTCTACATGACGGCCTCCTCCTTCAACTGCGTGCCGGGCTTGCCGATCCTCCATTCCAAGGACCTGGTGAACTGGGAGCTGGTCAACTACGCCATCCCGCGCTTCCCCGACGCCTACTTCGACGTTCCTCAGCACGGAAATGGCGTCTGGGCCCCGTCGTTTCGCTACCACGAGGGCGTTTTCCACATCTACTGGGGAGATCCCGATCGCGGCATCTTCCGCGTCTCCGCCACCGACCCGCGCGGCGAATGGAGCGCTCCGATTCTGGTCAAAGACGCCCGCGGAAACATCGACGCCTGCCCGCTCTGGGACGACGACGGGCGGGTCTATCTGGTGCACGCCTTCGCGAATTCTCGAGCCGGCCTAGGGGACGTGCTGCAGGTGCAGGAGATGACTCCCGAAGGCGATGAGGTCATTCGAAATCGCAAGATCGTCTTCAACGGCCACGGCATCCATCCGACCCTCGAAGGACCGAAGTTCTACAAGCGAAACGGCTACTACTACATCTTCGCTCCGGGAGGCGGCGTCGCCACGGGTTGGCAGGTGGTGCTCAGATCCAAAAACGTGTTTGGTCCCTACGAGGACCGCATCGCGCTCTCCACCGGCGAAACCGAGATCAACGGTCCCCATCAGGGCGGCTACGTGGAACTGGACAACGGCGAGGGCTGGTTCGTCCACTTCCAGGAGGTGCAGCCGTACGGACGCATCGTTCATCTCCAACCGGTTCACTGGGTGGACGACTGGCCGGTCATGGGCGAGGATCCAGATGGCGACGGAAACGGACAGCCCATCGCCCGCCACGCAAAACCATCCACGCCAACCGCCTCAGCTCCGACCCAACCTCAAGTGGGCGACGAGTTCGATGAGCAAGAGCTGTCCCTCGCTTGGCAATGGCACGCCAACTGGCGACGCCACTGGTGGTCCCTATCGGATGAGCCCGGCTCCCTCTCGCTGCGCTCGCAGTGGATCCCCGCGCTTCCCGCCAATCTCTGGAACGCGCCGCACCTGCTCCTGCAAAAGCTCCCGGCGCCGGCCTTCACCGCCACCGCCAAGATCGACGCCTCCGGACTGCTGGACGGAGAACGTTCCGGGCTCGTCATGATGGGCATGGACTACGCTCTTCTGGCTGTGGAGCGAGATGGCGACGCCTTCCAACTGGTCTACTCCACCTGCGAAGACGCCCGCAGACAAAACCCGGAAACGCGCGACGCCTCGGCCCCGCTCGTCTCGGCCCGGGCGTTCCTCCAGGTCGAGATGATGCCCGGCGGTCTCTGCCAGTTTCGCTACAGCGAAGACGGCGAAACCTTTGTCGACATCGGGGCGCCGTTCCAAGCCGTGGAAGGGCGGTGGATCGGAGCAAAAGTGGGGCTGGTTTCTCTCAAGCCTTCGCAGGTCGGAGCCTACGGTCAGGCGAACTACGACTACTTCCGCATCGAATGA
- a CDS encoding bifunctional fucokinase/fucose-1-phosphate guanylyltransferase, which translates to MTQVLLSVPPAASSSFLDLAKKQAHRFFACHDPVGKKLGSGAGSAHLIHAAWQAEGNGKPFADWAAEEKRVLLHAGGQSRRLPAYAAAGKALIPVPIFRWMKGQRLDQTLLDLQLPLLEKLLDRAPSKLRWLIASGDVLIWNEDEIGPLPEVDVLCVGLWNTPERASKHGVFFSKRETPDQLDYILQKPSVQEIQARTEGSLFLLDIGIWLFSDRAIELLMKRSGYWKNGQPCAPSQCDGYDLYGDFALNLGSNPTTRDEEISSLSCGLVDLPNGEFYHFGTNDDIIASSLALQNRVNDQRRIRSPLVKPHPSIFIQNANTDVSLSSENRCVWIENAFIGSGWRLNANHILTGIPENQWQLELPRGACLDFAAIGDSDAFVVRFYGYSDVFKGRVDDRATQFCEEPFADWLGRRGLSLRDLGIAPETDLQSAALFPSLKRQEISSDLLTWLISRSPQDDPSLRQSYLAAPRLSAEEIGAKANLKRSFQQRESLLIDSLPLLAKHAQRSVFHQIDLAHAAERFASSPHELPTETPDPERSLLPFVHDQMFRATVSRLRKENVQAYETAAFEALSQAIISPFHGNAQTPRNTSMVDQVIWGRSPARLDLAGGWSDTPPYCFLSGGNVVNVAVDLNGQPPIQVFARVCQSPHIVIHSIDLGVSIALNTYQDIAAYAQLESGFAIPRAALALAGFHPDFLSKPQFVSLEEQLNAFGGGIEISLLCAVPKGSGLGTSSILAATLLGVLSDLCGLGWSLTDIGRRALALEQMLTSGGGWQDQFGGIHRGLKLLQTRPGLEQTPEVRWLPEHTLSDPQNAGCCLLYYTGVTRVARNILADIVRGMFLNKSDVLGILDTISQHAVHTARVAQRGSYQQLADCVRQSWILNQALDAGTNPSAIQSVLESISDWVAGMKLLGAGGGGYLLIMAKDPHAAALIRQRLENDRPNAGARFVDLSISQTGLRITRS; encoded by the coding sequence GTGACCCAAGTTCTCCTTTCAGTCCCGCCAGCCGCCTCTTCGTCCTTTCTTGATTTAGCGAAAAAGCAGGCCCATCGCTTTTTCGCCTGCCACGATCCGGTCGGCAAAAAGCTTGGCTCGGGAGCGGGTTCCGCCCACCTCATCCACGCGGCCTGGCAGGCCGAGGGAAACGGCAAGCCCTTCGCCGATTGGGCCGCGGAGGAAAAGCGCGTTCTCCTCCACGCCGGAGGCCAAAGCCGGCGCCTGCCTGCCTACGCGGCGGCGGGCAAGGCCCTCATCCCGGTTCCCATCTTCCGCTGGATGAAAGGACAGCGGCTCGATCAAACCCTGCTCGACCTGCAACTGCCCCTTCTGGAAAAGCTGCTCGATCGGGCCCCGAGCAAACTGCGCTGGCTCATCGCTAGCGGAGACGTGCTGATCTGGAACGAAGACGAAATCGGCCCGCTGCCAGAAGTGGACGTCTTGTGCGTGGGCCTTTGGAACACGCCCGAACGCGCCTCGAAGCACGGCGTCTTCTTCTCCAAGCGCGAGACCCCCGACCAGCTCGACTACATCCTGCAAAAGCCTAGCGTGCAGGAGATCCAAGCCCGGACCGAGGGCAGCCTGTTCCTACTCGACATCGGAATCTGGCTCTTCAGCGACCGAGCTATCGAGCTGCTGATGAAGCGCTCGGGCTACTGGAAAAACGGGCAGCCCTGCGCGCCGTCACAATGCGATGGATACGACCTCTACGGAGACTTCGCTCTCAACCTCGGAAGCAATCCGACCACCCGAGACGAGGAAATCAGCTCCCTGAGCTGCGGACTGGTCGACTTGCCGAACGGCGAGTTCTACCACTTCGGCACCAACGACGATATCATCGCCTCGTCGCTCGCCCTGCAGAACAGGGTCAACGACCAGCGACGCATTCGATCGCCTCTCGTAAAGCCGCATCCCTCGATCTTTATCCAAAATGCGAATACAGATGTTTCCCTGAGCTCCGAAAACCGCTGCGTGTGGATCGAAAACGCATTCATCGGCTCCGGCTGGAGACTGAACGCGAACCACATCCTCACCGGCATTCCGGAAAACCAGTGGCAGTTGGAGCTGCCGCGGGGGGCATGCCTGGACTTCGCGGCGATAGGCGACTCGGACGCCTTCGTTGTCCGCTTCTATGGATACAGCGACGTCTTCAAAGGGCGGGTGGACGATCGAGCGACACAATTCTGCGAAGAGCCATTCGCTGACTGGCTTGGGCGCCGCGGCCTCTCCCTCCGGGACCTCGGCATCGCTCCCGAAACCGACCTGCAGTCCGCCGCCCTGTTCCCTAGCCTGAAGCGCCAAGAGATCTCATCGGACCTGCTCACTTGGCTGATCTCACGATCGCCACAAGACGACCCCTCCCTGCGCCAGAGCTACCTCGCCGCCCCACGACTTTCCGCGGAGGAGATCGGAGCGAAGGCCAATCTCAAGCGCTCCTTCCAGCAACGCGAATCGTTGCTGATCGATTCCTTGCCGCTTCTGGCCAAGCATGCCCAGCGCAGCGTCTTCCACCAGATCGATCTAGCCCATGCCGCGGAGCGGTTCGCGTCCAGCCCGCACGAGCTGCCCACGGAGACGCCGGATCCAGAGCGCTCCTTGCTGCCCTTCGTGCACGACCAGATGTTTCGAGCCACCGTTTCTCGACTGAGAAAAGAGAACGTTCAAGCCTACGAAACGGCCGCCTTCGAAGCCCTCAGCCAAGCCATCATAAGCCCGTTTCACGGAAACGCCCAGACGCCGCGCAACACCTCCATGGTGGACCAAGTCATCTGGGGACGCTCCCCAGCTCGCCTCGACCTCGCAGGCGGCTGGAGCGACACTCCGCCCTACTGCTTCCTCTCCGGCGGAAACGTGGTCAATGTGGCGGTCGATCTCAACGGCCAGCCTCCTATTCAGGTCTTCGCTCGCGTTTGCCAAAGTCCGCATATCGTAATCCATTCCATCGACCTCGGCGTATCCATTGCCCTGAACACCTATCAGGATATCGCCGCCTACGCGCAATTGGAGTCGGGGTTCGCCATTCCGCGGGCCGCCCTCGCTCTGGCAGGATTCCACCCGGACTTTCTCTCCAAGCCGCAATTCGTTTCGCTTGAAGAACAGTTGAACGCCTTCGGAGGCGGCATCGAAATCTCGTTGCTCTGCGCCGTGCCCAAAGGCTCCGGACTCGGCACCAGCAGCATTCTCGCCGCCACCTTGCTGGGCGTGCTTTCCGACCTCTGCGGCCTGGGCTGGTCCCTCACCGACATCGGTCGCAGAGCGCTCGCCCTGGAACAGATGCTGACTTCGGGAGGTGGCTGGCAAGACCAGTTTGGCGGCATCCACCGGGGGCTGAAGCTGCTCCAGACCAGGCCCGGACTCGAGCAGACTCCAGAAGTCCGCTGGCTTCCAGAGCATACCCTCAGCGATCCGCAAAACGCCGGTTGCTGCTTGCTCTACTACACCGGCGTGACCCGGGTGGCCCGCAACATCCTCGCCGACATCGTACGCGGCATGTTTCTCAACAAGAGCGACGTGCTCGGCATTTTGGATACAATCAGCCAACATGCCGTCCATACCGCTCGGGTCGCTCAAAGAGGTTCCTACCAGCAGCTGGCCGATTGCGTGCGGCAATCATGGATACTCAACCAGGCCCTCGACGCTGGAACGAATCCCTCGGCGATTCAGTCCGTGCTGGAGTCCATCTCCGACTGGGTCGCCGGCATGAAACTACTCGGCGCGGGCGGCGGCGGCTACCTACTTATCATGGCCAAGGACCCGCACGCCGCAGCCCTCATACGCCAGCGGCTGGAAAACGATCGTCCAAACGCTGGAGCCCGCTTCGTCGACCTGTCGATCTCTCAAACCGGTCTTCGCATCACCCGCAGCTAA